A part of Aegilops tauschii subsp. strangulata cultivar AL8/78 chromosome 2, Aet v6.0, whole genome shotgun sequence genomic DNA contains:
- the LOC109767602 gene encoding probable aldo-keto reductase 2, whose translation MATAPATVVPRLKLGSQGMEVSAQGLGCMGMSAFYGPPKPEPDMVALIHHAVDAGVTLLDSSDIYGPHTNEILLSKALLGGVRERVELATKFGISFADGKREVRGDPAYVRAACEGSLKRLGVSCIDLYYQHRVDTRVPIEVTVGELKKLVEEGKIKYIGLSEASASTIRRAHAIHPITAVQMEWSLWSRDVEEDIIPTCRELGIGIVAYSPLGRGFFSKGAKLVDSLSDQDFRKNLPRFQPESLEKNAQIFERVDAMATRKGCTPSQLALAWVHHQGSDVCPIPGTTKIENFNQNMGALAVRLTPEEMAELESYAAAGDVQGDRYPPMASTWRESETPPLSSWKAE comes from the exons ATGGCGACCGCTCCTGCTACGGTGGTGCCGCGCCTGAAGCTGGGCTCCCAGGGTATGGAGGTCTCGGCGCAGGGCCTCGGCTGCATGGGTATGTCCGCCTTCTACGGCCCGCCCAAGCCCGAGCCAGACATGGTCGCGCTCATCCACCACGCCGTCGACGCCGGCGTCACCCTGCTCGACTCCTCCGACATCTACGGGCCGCACACCAACGAGATCCTGCTCAGCAAG GCGCTGCTGGGGGGCGTGAGGGAGAGGGTAGAGCTGGCCACCAAGTTCGGCATCTCGTTCGCCGACGGCAAGCGGGAGGTTCGCGGGGATCCGGCCTACGTGCGGGCGGCGTGCGAGGGCAGCCTCAAGCGGCTCGGCGTCAGCTGCATTGACCTTTACTACCAGCACCGCGTCGACACCAGGGTGCCTATCGAGGTCACG GTTGGAGAACTCAAGAAGCTTGTTGAAGAAGGAAAAATAAAATACATCGGATTATCTGAAGCATCTGCATCAACAATCAGGAGGGCTCATGCTATTCATCCTATCACTGCAGTTCAGATGGAGTGGTCACTGTGGTCAAGAGATGTCGAAGAAGACATAATTCCAACTTGCAG AGAACTTGGAATTGGAATTGTTGCTTACAGCCCACTTGGTAGAGGATTCTTCTCAAAAGGAGCAAAATTGGTTGACTCACTATCAGACCAGGACTTCCGCAAG AATTTACCTAGATTTCAACCAGAGAGTCTCGAGAAGAATGCCCAGATATTTGAGCGTGTTGATGCGATGGCCACAAGGAAAGGATGCACACCATCACAACTTGCCTTGGCTTGGGTTCACCATCAGGGAAGCGATGTTTGCCCCATACCTGGGACAACAAAAATTGAAAATTTCAACCAAAATATGGGAGCATTAGCTGTGAGGCTCACACCAGAGGAAATGGCTGAACTCGAGTCTTACGCGGCTGCAGGTGATGTCCAGGGTGACAGGTACCCTCCAATGGCTAGTACTTGGAGGGAGTCTGAGACCCCTCCATTGTCATCTTGGAAAGCTGAGTAG
- the LOC109767604 gene encoding importin beta-like SAD2 yields the protein MDLSNLTLVLRAALSHAPEERKAAEASLEQLQYTQQHLVRLLQIIVDGSCDMAVRQVASIHFKNFVSKAWSPIDPDETRKIPEGDKSMVRENILGFVTQLPPLLRAQLGESIKTLILADYPEHWPSLLHWVTHNMESQDQIFGALYVLRILSRKYEFKSEEERIPLYQIVEECFPRLLNIFSTLVQIANPPIEVADLIKLICKIFWSSIYLEIPKQLFEPNIFNAWIVLFLNLLERPVPLEGQPSDPDARKAWGWWKVKKWITHILNRLYSRFADMKVHKPESKAFAQMFQKNYAGKILGCHLQLLNAIRTGGYLPDRVINLILQYLTNSLTKNSMYQLMQPQIDIILFEIIFPLMCFNDNDQMLWDEDPHEYVRKGYDIIEDLYSPRTAAMDFVSELVRKRGKGNLQKFIQFIVEIFMRYNEASIEVKPYRQKDGALLAIGTLCDRLKQTDPYKAELERMLVQHVFPEFSSHVGHLRAKAAWVAGQYAHITFSDQDNFRKAMHCVISGLRDPELPVRVDSVFALRSFVEACKDLDEIRPILPQLLDEFFKLMGEVENEDLVFTLETIVDRFGEEMAPYALGLCQSLAAAFWRCMASSEADDEVEDSGALAAVGCLRALSTILESISSLPHLFIQIEPTLLPILRRMLTSDGQDVYEEVLEIVSYLTFYSPTISLDMWSLWPLMMEALNDWAIDFFENILVPLDNYISRGTEHFVTCKDPDYQQSLWKGLSSVMTDQNMEDSDIVPAPKLIEVFFQNCKGQVDHWVEPYLRLTIDRLRRAEKPYLKSLLVQVIANVFYYNPSLTLAMLHKLGVATEIFNLWFVMLQQVKKSGKRVNFKREHDKKVCCLGLTSLIGLPANHIPAEALERIFKATLELLVAYKEQVAESKRQNDAADDDVDEFDADEEENEEDEDDGEMGVDDEDQDEVNSLNIQKLVQARGFQLHDEDDDDDDSDDDFSDDEELQTPIDEVDPFIFFVGTIQAVQASDPARFQSLMQTLDFHYQALANGVAQHAEERKVEIEKEKLEKANAQ from the exons ATGGATCTGTCCAACCTGACCCTGGTGCTGCGCGCGGCGCTCAGTCACGCCCCCGAGGAGCGCAAAGCCGCTGAGGCCAGCCTCGAGCAG CTTCAGTATACGCAACAACATCTGGTGAGATTGTTACAGATCATCGTAGATGGAAGTTGTGATATGGCTGTGAGACAGGTCGCAAGCATTCACTTCAAGAACTTTGTTTCAAAAGCCTGGTCACCTATTGATCCTG ATGAAACACGTAAAATTCCAGAAGGTGACAAGTCTATGGTTCGTGAGAATATACTGGGCTTTGTTACTCAATTGCCTCCACTGCTAAG AGCACAGCTTGGAGAAAGTATCAAGACCTTGATCCTTGCGGATTACCCTGAGCATTGGCCTAGTCTTCTACATTGGGTTACACATAACATGGAATCACAGGATCAAATTTTCGGAGCACTTTATGTGCTAAGGATCCTATCCCGGAAATATGA GTTCAAGTCAGAGGAGGAAAGGATACCTTTGTATCAAATTGTTGAGGAGTGTTTTCCTCGTTTGTTGAATATATTCAGCACACTTGTCCAGATTGCCAATCCTCCAATTGAAGTTGCTGACTTGATCAAGCTGATCTGCAAAATATTCTGGTCCTCAATTTAT CTAGAAATTCCAAAGCAACTGTTTGAACCAAACATCTTCAATGCATGGATTGTTCTATTCTTAAACTTGTTGGAAAGGCCAGTTCCATTGGAAGGGCAACCATCGGATCCTGACGCTAGGAAAGCTTGGGGCTGGTGGAAAGTCAAGAAATGGATTACCCATATCTTGAACCGTTTATACAGTCG GTTTGCTGATATGAAGGTTCATAAACCAGAGAGTAAAGCTTTTGCTCAAATGTTTCAAAAGAACTATGCTGGAAAAATTCTGGGATGCCATCTACAGTTGCTCAATGCAATTCGCACTGGTGGCTATTTGCCTGATAGGGTTATCAATCTTATCCTTCAATATCTCACCAACAG TCTCACAAAGAACAGCATGTATCAGCTGATGCAACCACAAATCGACATAATTCTTTTTGAGATAATATTTCCACTAATGTGCTTCAATGACAATGACCAAATGTTATGGGATGAAGATCCGCATGAGTATGTTCGGAAAGGCTATG ATATAATTGAAGATTTGTATAGTCCTCGAACAGCTGCTATGGATTTTGTCAGCGAATTGGTAAGAAAACGGGGGAAAGGCAACCTACAAAAGTTTATCCAATTCATTGTGGAGATATTCATGAG GTATAATGAGGCATCAATTGAAGTGAAGCCCTATCGCCAAAAAGATGGTGCCCTTCTTGCCATTGGGACATTATGTGATAGGCTGAAACAAACTGATCCGTACAAGGCTGAGCTAGAGCGAATGTTAGTTCAGCATGTCTTTCCAGAGTTCAGTAGTCATGTTGGACATTTGCGTGCGAAG GCAGCATGGGTGGCAGGGCAGTATGCGCACATCACCTTCTCAGACCAGGACAATTTTCGCAAAGCTATGCATTGTGTTATCTCTGGTTTGCGTGATCCAGAACTTCCTGTCAGGGTCGATTCAGTCTTTGCTCTCCGTTCTTTCGTTGAAGCATGCAAGG ATCTGGATGAGATCCGTCCTATCCTTCCACAGCTTCTTGAtg AATTTTTTAAGCTTATGGGTGAAGTTGAGAATGAGGATCTTGTTTTCACTCTCGAGACAATTGTTGATAGATTTGGTGAAGAGATGGCACCATATGCCCTTGGCTTGTGCCAGAGTTTG GCTGCTGCCTTCTGGAGATGCATGGCTAGTTCAGAAGCTGATGATGAAGTAGAGGACTCTGGTGCTTTGGCTGCTGTTGGTTGCTTACGTGCTTTAAGCACAATCCTTGAGTCCATTAGCAGTCTtccccatctttttatccaaatAGAGCCCACTCTGTTGCCTATTTTGCGCAGGATGTTGACTTCGGATGGTCAAG ATGTTTATGAAGAGGTTCTAGAAATAGTGTCCTATCTGACCTTTTACTCACCAACAATTTCTTTGGACATGTGGAGCTTGTGGCCATTGATGATGGAGGCTCTTAATGATTGGGCCATTGATTTCTTTGAGA ATATTCTTGTCCCACTAGACAATTACATTTCTCGTGGCACTGAACATTTTGTTACCTGCAAAGATCCTGATTATCAACAAAGCTTATGGAAAGGACTGTCATCT GTTATGACAGACCAAAATATGGAAGATTCAGATATTGTGCCGGCACCCAAGCTCATTGAAGTGTTTTTTCAAAACTGCAAAGGGCAAGTTGATCATTGGGTTGAGCCGTATCTCAGGCTTACGATTGATAGGCTCCGTCGAGCAGAGAAGCCTTATCTGAAATCTCTCCTTGTGCAAGTG ATAGCTAACGTATTCTACTACAATCCCTCGTTGACACTTGCAATGTTGCACAAACTTGGAGTTGCGACAGAAATTTTCAATCTTTGGTTTGTCATGTTACAACAAGTGAAAAAAAGTGGCAAGAGGGTGAACTTCAAAAG AGAGCATGACAAGAAAGTCTGCTGCTTAGGATTGACTTCACTTATTGGCCTTCCAGCTAATCATATTCCAGCAGAGGCTCTAGAACGCATTTTCAAGGCAACACTTGAGCTGCTTGTTGCATACAAGGAGCAAGTTGCAG AATCTAAGAGGCAAAATGATGCTGCTGATGATGATGTGGATGAATTTGATGCTGATGAAGAAGAGAATGAGGAGGATGAGGATGATGGGGAGATGGGGGTTGATGACGAAGATCAGGATGAAGTAAATAGTCTTAATATACAGAAACTAGTACAG GCAAGAGGTTTTCAGCTccatgatgaggatgatgatgatgatgattctGATGATGATTTTAGTGATGACGAGGAGCTGCAGACCCCGATAGATGAGGTTGATCCATTTATCTTCTTTGTTGGAACCATCCAAG CTGTACAAGCATCCGACCCAGCCAGGTTCCAGAGCCTTATGCAAACACTGGATTTTCACTACCAGGCACTGGCTAATGGCGTTGCTCAACATGCCGAGGAAAGAAAAGTTGAAATTGAGAAAGAGAAGTTGGAGAAAGCAAATGCACAGTGA